GACCCGCCAGTTCCTTAGCCGAATTTATGTAGCCAAGCTTTACATAAAGTTCTCTCTCCAGAGGCTGAAAATCGGTATAGTTTGCAATATGCGGCAGTCGAATAACTCCCACTCGAAAAACATCCCCAACAACCTGATGCTTGCTACCCTTTAAGTGCTCAGAAAGGCTGTCTTCTTCGTCAAGGTGGAGTTTGAGATAAGGAAGAACTCCCAGCACCGGAACGCCGGTCAATCTTTCTATCTCCTGCAAAGCGGGTTCCAGAATTCTACGTTCACCCCGAAATTTATTGATCAAAAAACCCTGTAAAAGTTTTCTTTCCTCCTCCTCAAAAAGTGCCCAGGTACCGTAAAGCGATGCAAAAACCCCTCCCCGGTCAATGTCGCCTATCAAGATAACCGGAGCATTGCAATATTTTGCCACCCGCATGTTCACGAGGTCCTTACGACGCAGGTTAATTTCTGCTGGGCTACCCGCACCCTCCATTACTACGAAGTCGAACTCTCGAGCCAGCGAATCCAGACTCTCTTTGACCACTTGCCAGAGGTCCTCAACGTACTGATAATACTCAAAAGAAGAACAGGTTTTCCACACCTTTCCCTTGACAATCACCTGGATGGCATTTCCACCTTGAGGTTTAAGCAAAATCGGGTTCATGCGAGCATCGGGCTCAACACCCGCAGCTTGAGCCTGGAGTATCTGAGCCCTACCCATTTCTTCCCCCCTCGGGGTTACCCCTGAATTCAAAGACATATTCTGAGCTTTAAAAGGAGC
This portion of the Thermatribacter velox genome encodes:
- a CDS encoding cobyric acid synthase, translated to MARFLMFQGTASSAGKSVIAAGMIRLLRNKGFKVAPFKAQNMSLNSGVTPRGEEMGRAQILQAQAAGVEPDARMNPILLKPQGGNAIQVIVKGKVWKTCSSFEYYQYVEDLWQVVKESLDSLAREFDFVVMEGAGSPAEINLRRKDLVNMRVAKYCNAPVILIGDIDRGGVFASLYGTWALFEEEERKLLQGFLINKFRGERRILEPALQEIERLTGVPVLGVLPYLKLHLDEEDSLSEHLKGSKHQVVGDVFRVGVIRLPHIANYTDFQPLERELYVKLGYINSAKELAGLDLLIIPGTKNTFSDLAWLVEQGFGEAIEGFLKVGGLVMGICGGFQMLGERLVDPWGLESPKATVPGLGVLAMETYFAQEKVLRQVEGYLADDQSARFAGYEIHMGRTRFKKAYSPFLVIDKLLGQGVQRFEGVCVDKRIFGTYVHGIFDRASFRKRFFDCLKQQKGLPVLDIDIKATASWEDIREQELDRLSAVLEANLDLNFLSRLLAGQ